A stretch of the Siniperca chuatsi isolate FFG_IHB_CAS linkage group LG24, ASM2008510v1, whole genome shotgun sequence genome encodes the following:
- the LOC122871957 gene encoding uncharacterized protein LOC122871957 isoform X4 — protein sequence MTKQKRNSISQVFLHPDHIRPGLAQKPLCLGAMAQVRRPVGEALWAMCAADSASMPVHWYYDVDDIRADFGGWISGFNSPRSRHPSSILSLSNTAGSGRTAGSSGATRPDVVGNVILHDKLNLWKSSKGSVHYHQGLQAGDNTLNVLCSLRAARSLVAGRFSDVSQPDARAAVLSDYVHFLTTPGSHRDTYAESSHRSFFASWQDGRPTSPREVSAAVEFVKLTHPHPKVPEYVSIYSRALHAVLGGASVRQQAEHALRRLDTWDTCRSYSRKAGRFPVSSEERLKVHQSAVNYLGLACYTKGALSSMFYLAHEFHDDPRGGILANTNCGGENCNRGAALGALLGAGGSYGGDVIPQEWKDELRDAQEFIPDILKEMQ from the exons atgacaaaacagaaaagaaattcTATTTCACAGGTTTTTCTCCATCCAGACCACATCAGACCAGGTCTAGCTCAAAAACCACTGTGTTTAG GTGCGATGGCTCAGGTGCGGCGGCCGGTCGGCGAGGCGCTGTGGGCGATGTGTGCGGCCGACTCCGCGTCCATGCCGGTCCACTGGTACTACGACGTCGACGACATCAGGGCGGACTTCGGAGGCTGGATATCCGGCTTCAACTCGCCCAGAAGCAGACACCCGTCCAGCATCCTCAGCCTCTCCAACACCG ccGGCAGCGGTCGGACTGCCGGGTCCTCCGGCGCCACGCGGCCCGACGTGGTCGGTAACGTGATCCTCCACGATAAACTGAACTTATGGAAGTCCTCCAAAGGCTCAGTCCACTATCATCAAG GTCTTCAGGCCGGTGACAACACCCTGAACGTCCTCTGTTCTCTCCGAGCGGCTCGTTCGCTCGTCGCCGGGCGTTTCAGCGACGTCTCTCAGCCGGACGCTCGAGCCGCCGTTCTGTCAGACTACGTCCACTTCCTGACCACGCCCGGCTCGCACCGCGACACCTACGCCGAGTCCTCCCACCGCTCCTTCTTCGCCTCCTGGCAGGACGGCAGGCCCACCTCGCCCCGTGAG GTTTCAGCGGCAGTAGAGTTTGTGAAGCTCACCCACCCCCACCCGAAGGTGCCCGAGTACGTGTCGATCTACAGCCGGGCGCTGCACGCCGTGCTGGGCGGAGCCAGCGTGCGCCAGCAGGCCGAGCACGCTCTGAGGAGGCTGGACACCTGGGACACCTGCCGGAGCTACAGCCGCAAGGCCGGCAG GTTTCCGGTGTCCTCCGAGGAACGGCTGAAGGTCCATCAGAGCGCTGTGAACTACCTCGGTCTGGCCTGCTACACTAAAG GCGCTCTGTCCAGCATGTTTTATCTGGCTCACGAGTTTCACGACGACCCCAGAGGAGGAATCCTGGCCAACACCAACTGTGGAG GTGAGAACTGTAACCGCGGGGCGGCGCTGGGGGCCCTGCTGGGGGCGGGAGGGTCGTACGGCGGAGACGTCATCCCGCAGGAGTGGAAGGACGAACTGAGAGACGCCCAGGAGTTCATCCCCGACATCCTGAAGGAGATGCAGTAA
- the LOC122871957 gene encoding uncharacterized protein LOC122871957 isoform X1 yields MTKQKRNSISQVFLHPDHIRPGLAQKPLCLGAMAQVRRPVGEALWAMCAADSASMPVHWYYDVDDIRADFGGWISGFNSPRSRHPSSILSLSNTAGSGRTAGSSGATRPDVVGNVILHDKLNLWKSSKGSVHYHQGLQAGDNTLNVLCSLRAARSLVAGRFSDVSQPDARAAVLSDYVHFLTTPGSHRDTYAESSHRSFFASWQDGRPTSPREVLTFAEKRSRQQLSSSFADSQLDAIGCLPMILPFVLLSASANEKQAVSAAVEFVKLTHPHPKVPEYVSIYSRALHAVLGGASVRQQAEHALRRLDTWDTCRSYSRKAGRFPVSSEERLKVHQSAVNYLGLACYTKGALSSMFYLAHEFHDDPRGGILANTNCGGENCNRGAALGALLGAGGSYGGDVIPQEWKDELRDAQEFIPDILKEMQ; encoded by the exons atgacaaaacagaaaagaaattcTATTTCACAGGTTTTTCTCCATCCAGACCACATCAGACCAGGTCTAGCTCAAAAACCACTGTGTTTAG GTGCGATGGCTCAGGTGCGGCGGCCGGTCGGCGAGGCGCTGTGGGCGATGTGTGCGGCCGACTCCGCGTCCATGCCGGTCCACTGGTACTACGACGTCGACGACATCAGGGCGGACTTCGGAGGCTGGATATCCGGCTTCAACTCGCCCAGAAGCAGACACCCGTCCAGCATCCTCAGCCTCTCCAACACCG ccGGCAGCGGTCGGACTGCCGGGTCCTCCGGCGCCACGCGGCCCGACGTGGTCGGTAACGTGATCCTCCACGATAAACTGAACTTATGGAAGTCCTCCAAAGGCTCAGTCCACTATCATCAAG GTCTTCAGGCCGGTGACAACACCCTGAACGTCCTCTGTTCTCTCCGAGCGGCTCGTTCGCTCGTCGCCGGGCGTTTCAGCGACGTCTCTCAGCCGGACGCTCGAGCCGCCGTTCTGTCAGACTACGTCCACTTCCTGACCACGCCCGGCTCGCACCGCGACACCTACGCCGAGTCCTCCCACCGCTCCTTCTTCGCCTCCTGGCAGGACGGCAGGCCCACCTCGCCCCGTGAG GTTCTGACGTTTGCAGAAAAACGCTCCAGGCAGCAGCTGAGCTCCTCATTCGCCGACAGCCAGCTGGACGCCATCGGCTGCCTTCCCATGATCCTCCCCTTCGTCCTGCTGTCCGCCTCGGCCAATGAGAAGCAAGCT GTTTCAGCGGCAGTAGAGTTTGTGAAGCTCACCCACCCCCACCCGAAGGTGCCCGAGTACGTGTCGATCTACAGCCGGGCGCTGCACGCCGTGCTGGGCGGAGCCAGCGTGCGCCAGCAGGCCGAGCACGCTCTGAGGAGGCTGGACACCTGGGACACCTGCCGGAGCTACAGCCGCAAGGCCGGCAG GTTTCCGGTGTCCTCCGAGGAACGGCTGAAGGTCCATCAGAGCGCTGTGAACTACCTCGGTCTGGCCTGCTACACTAAAG GCGCTCTGTCCAGCATGTTTTATCTGGCTCACGAGTTTCACGACGACCCCAGAGGAGGAATCCTGGCCAACACCAACTGTGGAG GTGAGAACTGTAACCGCGGGGCGGCGCTGGGGGCCCTGCTGGGGGCGGGAGGGTCGTACGGCGGAGACGTCATCCCGCAGGAGTGGAAGGACGAACTGAGAGACGCCCAGGAGTTCATCCCCGACATCCTGAAGGAGATGCAGTAA
- the LOC122871957 gene encoding uncharacterized protein LOC122871957 isoform X2, producing the protein MQAQLRNHQQQRGAMAQVRRPVGEALWAMCAADSASMPVHWYYDVDDIRADFGGWISGFNSPRSRHPSSILSLSNTAGSGRTAGSSGATRPDVVGNVILHDKLNLWKSSKGSVHYHQGLQAGDNTLNVLCSLRAARSLVAGRFSDVSQPDARAAVLSDYVHFLTTPGSHRDTYAESSHRSFFASWQDGRPTSPREVLTFAEKRSRQQLSSSFADSQLDAIGCLPMILPFVLLSASANEKQAVSAAVEFVKLTHPHPKVPEYVSIYSRALHAVLGGASVRQQAEHALRRLDTWDTCRSYSRKAGRFPVSSEERLKVHQSAVNYLGLACYTKGALSSMFYLAHEFHDDPRGGILANTNCGGENCNRGAALGALLGAGGSYGGDVIPQEWKDELRDAQEFIPDILKEMQ; encoded by the exons ATGCAAGCTCAGCTGCGGAATCATCAACAACAGAGAG GTGCGATGGCTCAGGTGCGGCGGCCGGTCGGCGAGGCGCTGTGGGCGATGTGTGCGGCCGACTCCGCGTCCATGCCGGTCCACTGGTACTACGACGTCGACGACATCAGGGCGGACTTCGGAGGCTGGATATCCGGCTTCAACTCGCCCAGAAGCAGACACCCGTCCAGCATCCTCAGCCTCTCCAACACCG ccGGCAGCGGTCGGACTGCCGGGTCCTCCGGCGCCACGCGGCCCGACGTGGTCGGTAACGTGATCCTCCACGATAAACTGAACTTATGGAAGTCCTCCAAAGGCTCAGTCCACTATCATCAAG GTCTTCAGGCCGGTGACAACACCCTGAACGTCCTCTGTTCTCTCCGAGCGGCTCGTTCGCTCGTCGCCGGGCGTTTCAGCGACGTCTCTCAGCCGGACGCTCGAGCCGCCGTTCTGTCAGACTACGTCCACTTCCTGACCACGCCCGGCTCGCACCGCGACACCTACGCCGAGTCCTCCCACCGCTCCTTCTTCGCCTCCTGGCAGGACGGCAGGCCCACCTCGCCCCGTGAG GTTCTGACGTTTGCAGAAAAACGCTCCAGGCAGCAGCTGAGCTCCTCATTCGCCGACAGCCAGCTGGACGCCATCGGCTGCCTTCCCATGATCCTCCCCTTCGTCCTGCTGTCCGCCTCGGCCAATGAGAAGCAAGCT GTTTCAGCGGCAGTAGAGTTTGTGAAGCTCACCCACCCCCACCCGAAGGTGCCCGAGTACGTGTCGATCTACAGCCGGGCGCTGCACGCCGTGCTGGGCGGAGCCAGCGTGCGCCAGCAGGCCGAGCACGCTCTGAGGAGGCTGGACACCTGGGACACCTGCCGGAGCTACAGCCGCAAGGCCGGCAG GTTTCCGGTGTCCTCCGAGGAACGGCTGAAGGTCCATCAGAGCGCTGTGAACTACCTCGGTCTGGCCTGCTACACTAAAG GCGCTCTGTCCAGCATGTTTTATCTGGCTCACGAGTTTCACGACGACCCCAGAGGAGGAATCCTGGCCAACACCAACTGTGGAG GTGAGAACTGTAACCGCGGGGCGGCGCTGGGGGCCCTGCTGGGGGCGGGAGGGTCGTACGGCGGAGACGTCATCCCGCAGGAGTGGAAGGACGAACTGAGAGACGCCCAGGAGTTCATCCCCGACATCCTGAAGGAGATGCAGTAA
- the LOC122871957 gene encoding uncharacterized protein LOC122871957 isoform X3, with product MFKGAMAQVRRPVGEALWAMCAADSASMPVHWYYDVDDIRADFGGWISGFNSPRSRHPSSILSLSNTAGSGRTAGSSGATRPDVVGNVILHDKLNLWKSSKGSVHYHQGLQAGDNTLNVLCSLRAARSLVAGRFSDVSQPDARAAVLSDYVHFLTTPGSHRDTYAESSHRSFFASWQDGRPTSPREVLTFAEKRSRQQLSSSFADSQLDAIGCLPMILPFVLLSASANEKQAVSAAVEFVKLTHPHPKVPEYVSIYSRALHAVLGGASVRQQAEHALRRLDTWDTCRSYSRKAGRFPVSSEERLKVHQSAVNYLGLACYTKGALSSMFYLAHEFHDDPRGGILANTNCGGENCNRGAALGALLGAGGSYGGDVIPQEWKDELRDAQEFIPDILKEMQ from the exons ATGTTTAAAG GTGCGATGGCTCAGGTGCGGCGGCCGGTCGGCGAGGCGCTGTGGGCGATGTGTGCGGCCGACTCCGCGTCCATGCCGGTCCACTGGTACTACGACGTCGACGACATCAGGGCGGACTTCGGAGGCTGGATATCCGGCTTCAACTCGCCCAGAAGCAGACACCCGTCCAGCATCCTCAGCCTCTCCAACACCG ccGGCAGCGGTCGGACTGCCGGGTCCTCCGGCGCCACGCGGCCCGACGTGGTCGGTAACGTGATCCTCCACGATAAACTGAACTTATGGAAGTCCTCCAAAGGCTCAGTCCACTATCATCAAG GTCTTCAGGCCGGTGACAACACCCTGAACGTCCTCTGTTCTCTCCGAGCGGCTCGTTCGCTCGTCGCCGGGCGTTTCAGCGACGTCTCTCAGCCGGACGCTCGAGCCGCCGTTCTGTCAGACTACGTCCACTTCCTGACCACGCCCGGCTCGCACCGCGACACCTACGCCGAGTCCTCCCACCGCTCCTTCTTCGCCTCCTGGCAGGACGGCAGGCCCACCTCGCCCCGTGAG GTTCTGACGTTTGCAGAAAAACGCTCCAGGCAGCAGCTGAGCTCCTCATTCGCCGACAGCCAGCTGGACGCCATCGGCTGCCTTCCCATGATCCTCCCCTTCGTCCTGCTGTCCGCCTCGGCCAATGAGAAGCAAGCT GTTTCAGCGGCAGTAGAGTTTGTGAAGCTCACCCACCCCCACCCGAAGGTGCCCGAGTACGTGTCGATCTACAGCCGGGCGCTGCACGCCGTGCTGGGCGGAGCCAGCGTGCGCCAGCAGGCCGAGCACGCTCTGAGGAGGCTGGACACCTGGGACACCTGCCGGAGCTACAGCCGCAAGGCCGGCAG GTTTCCGGTGTCCTCCGAGGAACGGCTGAAGGTCCATCAGAGCGCTGTGAACTACCTCGGTCTGGCCTGCTACACTAAAG GCGCTCTGTCCAGCATGTTTTATCTGGCTCACGAGTTTCACGACGACCCCAGAGGAGGAATCCTGGCCAACACCAACTGTGGAG GTGAGAACTGTAACCGCGGGGCGGCGCTGGGGGCCCTGCTGGGGGCGGGAGGGTCGTACGGCGGAGACGTCATCCCGCAGGAGTGGAAGGACGAACTGAGAGACGCCCAGGAGTTCATCCCCGACATCCTGAAGGAGATGCAGTAA
- the f7l gene encoding coagulation factor VII gives MASVGRETKRLFFLRLLIASIPACTGLPGGGVFVSRPEASVFLRRSRRANFLFEELRRGNVERECLEEKCSYEEAKEIFALPQQLEVFWRLYTAVNHCLSSPCKNGATCTRRIDTYACKCPPGFHGHNCDKARLTSNGCRYRNGGCEHFCREFPDRSHICFCAPGYNIDRDNSTCLPQNVVSCGRPLMLLTPKVINGHICPRGRCPWQALLTENHVYTCGAIVLSDQWILTAAHCVWRKPAAIFHVTVGEHDREEDEKSEQKRRVVKVVIHQGYNVSSSDSDLALLKLYRPVKLGLYVVPICLPAKNSSFSRTLATIRHSTVSGWGRLSQFGPPARFLQRLVLPRVPLQECRLHTKLNITRNMICAGLKTGGKDACEGDSGGPLVTHYKKTWFLTGVVSWGKGCGNENMYGVYTKVSNFLDWIEDIMSTG, from the exons ATGGCGTCCGTCGGCAGAGAAACGAAGCGACTCTTCTTCTTACGACTCCTCATCGCttctatcccagcatgcactgggctTCCTGGAG GAGGAGTGTTTGTGAGCAGACCTGAGGCCAGCGTTTTCCTGCGTCGCAGTCGTCGGGCCAACTTCCTGTTCGAGGAGCTGAGGAGGGGCAACGTGGAGCGAGAGTGTCTGGAGGAGAAATGCTCCTACGAGGAGGCCAAGGAGATCTTCGCCCTGCCACAGCAGCTG GAAGTCTTCTGGCGGCTGTACACAG cGGTGAATCACTGCCTGTCGTCTCCCTGTAAGAACGGAGCGACCTGTACTCGCCGGATCGACACCTACGCCTGCAAATGTCCGCCTGGTTTCCATGGACACAACTGTGACAAAG CACGTTTGACCTCCAATGGTTGTCGCTACAGAAACGGAGGATGCGAACATTTCTGCAGAGAGTTTCCGGATCGTTCTCACATCTGTTTCTGCGCTCCAGGCTACAATATCGATCGGGACAACAGCACCTGCCTGCCTCAAA ATGTTGTGTCCTGCGGAAGACCTCTGATGCTCTTAACCCCCAAGGTCATTAACGGGCACATCTGCCCCAGAGGACGCTGTCCATGGCAG GCTCTGCTAActgaaaatcatgtttatacCTGCGGAGCGATTGTCCTGTCAGATCAGTGGATTTTAACTGCAGCTCACTGTGTTTGGAGAAAACCTGCCGCCATCTTCCATGTCACTGTGG GTGAACACGACCGAGAAGAGGATGAGAAGTCTGAGCAGAAGCGGCGGGTGGTCAAAGTGGTGATCCACCAGGGCTACAACGTGTCCAGCTCTGACAGTGACCTGGCCTTGCTGAAGCTTTACCGCCCAGTGAAACTGGGACTGTACGTGGTTCCCATTTGCCTTCCCGCCAAGAACAGCTCCTTCAGCCGAACACTGGCGACCATCCGTCACTCCACCGTGTCTGGTTGGGGCCGCCTGTCGCAGTTCGGTCCCCCAGCCAGATTCCTCCAGCGGCTGGTGCTGCCGAGGGTCCCTCTGCAGGAGTGCCGCCTCCACACCAAGCTCAACATCACCAGGAACATGATCTGCGCCGGGCTGAAGACCGGCGGCAAAGACGCCTGCGAAGGTGACAGCGGCGGCCCTCTGGTGACGCACTACAAGAAAACCTGGTTCCTGACAGGTGTTGTGAGCTGGGGAAAAGGGTGCGGCAATGAAAACATGTACGGCGTCTACACCAAAGTCAGCAACTTCCTGGACTGGATCGAGGATATCATGTCCACTGGCTGA
- the f7 gene encoding coagulation factor VII gives MKSTMWLRAFFTLIFSFSSCQVASVFLDPDRAHGVLVRTRRYNSGWFEELQMGDLKRECLEEKCSYEEAREVFEHNEATDEFWKLYNLPDSCKSDPCLNGGSCSTQGSTYTCYCLPQFSGLNCELEYLAVPDTCLLENGGCEHFCDEEEGVRRPNCSCAEGYFLDSDGRSCVAKELVVCGMVPILQGQNKAKQLDSRARIVGGTECPKGECPWQVLLVYKGKGFCGGVIYKPTWILTASHCLEKTEAQFLKVVAGEHNTEVNEGTEQLIQVAEIIMHENYVTSTADNDIALLRLASPIVYTPYAVPACLPTRPLAERNLWAVSTHMVSGWGRRGENGPTSHLLRRLKVPRIRTQQCVEESGVVLTKNMFCAGYIEGQQDSCKGDSGGPLVTEYKKTVFLLGIVSWGKGCARPGNYGIYTRVSNYLEWIHNRTAIPNQPTNSTKASLHNLTT, from the exons ATGAAATCAACTATGTGGCTGAGAGCCTTCTTCACCCTCATCTTCAGCTTCTCCAGCTGCCAGGTGGCGTCAG tcTTTCTGGATCCAGATCGAGCCCATGGCGTCCTGGTCCGGACTCGAAGGTATAACTCGGGCTGGTTTGAGGAGCTGCAGATGGGAGATCTGAAGAGGGAGTGTCTGGAGGAGAAATGCTCCTATGAGGAGGCCCGGGAGGTGTTCGAACACAACGAGGCCACG gatgaattctgGAAATTATACAACC TCCCTGACAGCTGTAAGTCGGATCCCTGTCTGAACGGAGGCAGCTGCTCCACCCAGGGTTCGACCTACACCTGCTACTGCCTGCCACAGTTCAGCGGACTCAACTGCGAGCTTG agTACTTGGCCGTCCCTGACACCTGCCTGCTAGAGAACGGAGGCTGTGAGCATTTctgtgatgaagaggagggagTACGAAGACCAAACTGCTCATGTGCAGAAGGCTACTTCCTGGACAGTGATGGGCGGAGCTGCGTAGCAAAAG AGTTGGTAGTGTGCGGCATGGTCCCCATCCTGCAGGGACAAAACAAAGCCAAGCAGCTCGACTCTCGAGCTCGAATCGTCGGGGGAACAGAGTGCCCCAAAGGTGAATGCCCTTGGCAG GTTTTGCTGGTGTATAAAGGCAAAGGTTTCTGTGGAGGAGTGATTTATAAACCCACATGGATCCTCACAGCATCTCACTGCCTGGAGAAAACTGAAGCTCAGTTCCTGAAGGTGGTCGCAG GCGAGCACAACACGGAGGTGAACGAGGGCACGGAGCAGCTCATCCAGGTTGCTGAGATCATCATGCACGAGAACTATGTGACAAGCACTGCCGACAACGACATCGCCCTTCTTCGCCTGGCGTCGCCCATCGTCTACACGCCGTACGCCGTGCCGGCCTGCCTGCCGACACGACCGCTGGCTGAGCGCAACCTCTGGGCCGTCAGCACGCACATGGTGAGCGgctgggggaggaggggtgagaACGGACCCACCTCACACCTCCTGCGGCGGCTGAAGGTACCACGGATCCGGACGCAGCAGTGTGTGGAGGAGAGTGGTGTGGTGCTCACTAAGAACATGTTCTGTGCCGGATACATCGAGGGCCAGCAGGACTCGTGTAAAGGCGACAGTGGCGGGCCCCTGGTGACAGAGTACAAGAAGACGGTGTTCCTGCTGGGGATCGTCAGCTGGGGGAAGGGCTGCGCCCGACCGGGCAACTACGGCATCTACACCCGGGTGTCTAACTACCTGGAGTGGATCCACAACCGAACAGCGATACCAAATCAGCCGACGAACAGCACCAAGGCTTCGTTACACAACCTGACAACCTGA
- the f7i gene encoding coagulation factor VIIi — protein sequence MLLRSCCTFWILLSGIAAAAVFVEKHEANRVLQRWRRANSGYLEEMKPGNLERECIEETCDYEEARETFEDDDKTKQFWLTYDRREPCLTNPCQNNGSCVYIGTSYECYCPEGFEGQYCEKAVEDLLKCLYHNGHCQHFCDGSGERRRCFCADGYKLGEDGQTCIAQVEYPCGQMNQSIVGQIRLVGANHCAKGECPWQVLVQLNGSSHCGGVLINPDWVVTAAHCIHGNNPQNLAVVAGEHHLDIEDGTEQKIPVSMAIAHKGYVPETGDSDVALLQLSRPVTLNSYAIPICLPTKDFAERELLPVRYHTLSGWGKRTTGGNAVKPGALPFVPVSPVLRKFSVPIIQNSECSQRARFNVTHNMLCAGYLEGHGESCRGDDGSPLVTLYGSTHFLTGLVSWGKGCSHPGYYGVYANMANFVEWVEGVIKDPSPMTTAKRNWWRKLQ from the exons ATGTTGCTGAGGAGCTGCTGCACCTTCTGGATTCTGCTGTCAGGCatcgctgctgctgcag tgtttgtagAGAAGCATGAAGCCAAcagagtgctgcagagatggcgGCGAGCGAACAGCGGCTACCTGGAGGAGATGAAACCAGGAAACCTGGAGAGGGAATGCATCGAGGAGACGTGCGACTACGAGGAGGCTCGAGAAACTTTCGAAGACGACGATAAGACG aAACAATTCTGGCTGACGTATGACC GTCGTGAACCGTGCCTGACCAACCCATGTCAGAACAATGGCTCATGCGTCTACATAGGGACGTCCTACGAGTGTTACTGCCCTGAGGGATTTGAAGGACAATACTGTGAGAAag CGGTAGAAGACCTACTGAAGTGTCTTTACCACAACGGACACTGTCAGCATTTCTGTGACGGCTCGGGAGAAAGGCGTAGATGTTTCTGCGCTGACGGATACAAACTGGGAGAGGACGGACAAACGTGTATCGCTCAAG TGGAGTATCCATGTGGTCAGATGAACCAGAGCATTGTGGGTCAGATCAGGCTGGTGGGAGCTAACCACTGCGCCAAAGGAGAGTGTCCCTGGCAG GTTCTGGTTCAGTTAAACGGAAGCAGTCACTGTGGAGGGGTGCTGATCAATCCAGACTGGGTCGTCACCGCTGCCCACTGTATCCATGGCAACAACCCCCAAAACCTTGCTGTGGTTGCAG GGGAACACCACTTGGACATTGAAGACGGCACAGAACAGAAGATACCTGTTTCCATGGCGATCGCCCATAAAGGCTATGTCCCAGAGACGGGTGACAGTGATGTTGCCTTGCTGCAGCTGAGTCGCCCCGTCACCTTGAACAGCTATGCCATCCCTATCTGCCTGCCGACCAAAGACTTTGCCGAACGCGAGCTCCTGCCGGTCCGCTACCACACCCTGTCTGGCTGGGGCAAGAGGACCACTGGGGGCAACGCTGTGAAACCCGGTGCCCTGCCCTTTGTGCCGGTCTCCCCCGTCCTTCGCAAGTTTTCTGTCCCCATCATCCAGAACTCCGAGTGCTCCCAGAGAGCCCGGTTCAACGTCACCCACAACATGCTGTGTGCCGGATACCTGGAGGGTCACGGGGAGAGTTGCCGCGGAGACGACGGGAGCCCACTGGTCACGCTCTACGGCTCCACCCACTTCCTGACGGGCCTGGTCAGCTGGGGGAAGGGCTGTTCACACCCGGGGTATTATGGGGTGTATGCGAACATGGCCAACTTTGTGGAGTGGGTGGAGGGCGTCATAAAAGACCCGTCACCCATGACGACAGCCAAAAGAAACTGGTGGAGAAAGCTGCAGTGA
- the f10 gene encoding coagulation factor X, with the protein MFRFHRLSLGLLLLHLAAAHVVFLDGEAARQVLTRRRRANSFLEEIKQGSMERECVEERCSWEEAREIFENEDTTNEFWAKYIDGDACISMPCAHGGHCKDGIGSYTCYCQDGYQGFNCEIVIPELCENKNGGCEHFCSVFQGNIRCSCADGYFLASDYKSCNSNKTFKCGAIITKNTRTVFRYERTNVTEGNTTGLNTTDRNTNLNPTEHRPDTVHRPDSSLSRNSSNSQIVPKKASPEYLVFEEKVVPQMADMMRIVNGEDCPPGECPWQALLLNEEDRGFCGGTILNEYIILTAAHCMNQSRYIYVKLGEFDVLVDDGNEATHYVETIITHNKYKRDTYHNDIALIKLATPIKFTRFILPACIPEPDFAEKVLMRQVDGMVSGFGRLGEGRQASTILQRLTMPYVDRHTCIESTQLRISARMFCAGYNTIAKDACQGDSGGPHVTRYHNTYFITGIVSWGEGCARKGKYGIYTQVSKYIRWINDGIEKLMPKKKSGSRVKRHLGPIKRLFL; encoded by the exons ATGTTTCGGTTTCACCGCCTGTCCCTCGGcctcctgctgctccacctGGCCGCTGCTCACGTAG TCTTCTTGGACGGCGAGGCAGCCAGGCAGGTGCTGACCCGGCGGAGACGAGCCAACAGCTTTTTAGAGGAGATTAAACAAGGCAGCATGGAGAGGGAGTGTGTGGAGGAGCGCTGCAGCTGGGAGGAGGCGCGAGAGATCTTCGAAAACGAAGACACAACT aaTGAATTCTGGGCCAAATACATTG ATGGCGACGCATGTATCTCGATGCCCTGTGCTCATGGAGGACATTGCAAAGATGGAATCGGTAGCTACACCTGCTACTGCCAGGACGGGTACCAGGGCTTCAACTGTGAAATCG TTATTCCTGAGCTCTGTGAGAACAAAAACGGCGGCTGCGAACACTTCTGCAGCGTATTCCAAGGAAACATTCGCTGCTCCTGTGCTGACGGATATTTCCTGGCATCAGATTACAAATCCTGCAACTCCAACA AGACCTTCAAATGTGGTGCCATCATCACCAAAAACACCCGGACCGTTTTCAGGTACGAGCGGACGAACGTGACGGAGGGGAACACTACCGGGTTGAACACGACGGACCGTAACACCAACCTCAACCCCACCGAGCACAGGCCGGACACGGTTCATCGCCCAGACTCCTCCCTTTCTaggaacagcagcaacagccagATTGTGCCGAAAAAAGCTTCGCCAGAGTACTTGGTTTTCGAGGAAAAAGTCGTCCCTCAAATGGCGGATATGATGCGCATTGTCAACGGAGAGGACTGTCCACCAGGAGAATGCCCATGGCAG GCTCTCCTGCTGAACGAGGAGGACCGAGGGTTCTGCGGAGGAACCATCCTCAACGAATACATCATCCTGACCGCCGCCCACTGCATGAACCAATCACGCTACATCTACGTCAAGCTCG GTGAGTTTGACGTGTTGGTGGATGATGGTAATGAAGCTACCCATTATGTGGAAACGATTATCACCCACAATAAATACAAACGGGACACCTACCACAATGACATCGCACTCATCAAATTGGCCACGCCCATCAAGTTCACCAGGTTCATCCTGCCGGCCTGCATACCTGAGCCAGATTTTGCTGAAAAG GTCCTGATGCGGCAGGTGGATGGCATGGTCAGCGGTTTTGGCCGTCTCGGCGAGGGTCGGCAGGCGTCCACCATCTTGCAGCGCCTCACCATGCCCTACGTGGATCGGCACACATGCATCGAATCCACCCAATTGCGCATCTCTGCCCGCATGTTCTGCGCCGGCTACAACACAATAGCCAAGGACGCCTGCCAAGGTGACAGTGGCGGGCCGCACGTCACACGCTATCACAACACCTATTTTATCACCGGCATTGTGAGCTGGGGCGAAGGCTGCGCACGCAAAGGCAAATACGGCATCTACACCCAGGTGTCCAAGTACATCCGCTGGATCAATGACGGCATCGAGAAGCTGATGCCCAAAAAGAAGAGTGGCAGCAGGGTGAAGAGGCACCTTGGCCCCATCAAGAGGCTCTTTCTGTAA